In Glycine max cultivar Williams 82 chromosome 7, Glycine_max_v4.0, whole genome shotgun sequence, a single window of DNA contains:
- the LOC121175192 gene encoding cell wall protein DAN4-like codes for MEVYIYTLIPVPNRGRRGGFGDGFGADIENPIPDPEPEFGYRGKSDPDPDPGRYPKTTTTTTTTTTTTTTTTTTTTTTTTTTTTTTTTTTTTTTTTTTTTTTTTTTTYYHLLPPTTTYYHLLPPTTTTTTTTTTTTTTTTTTTTTTTTTTTTTTTTTTTTTTTTTTTTYYHLLPPTTTYYHLLPPTTTTTTTTTTTTTTTTTTTTTTTTTTTITTTTTTTTTTTTTYYHLLPPTTTTTTTTTTTTTTTTTTTTTTTTTTTYAILCQYSFKLMELGLGHQRTNIISPKGKVKKYNFFQEHSSPAY; via the exons ATGGAGGTGTATATTTACACCCTTATCCCCGTCCCCAATAGGGGTCGG cggGGCGGGTTTGGGGATGGGTTCGGGGCGGATATTGAGAATCCCATCCCCGACCCCGAACCCGAATTTGGCTATCGGGGAAAATCCGACCCCGATCCCGACCCCG GGAGGTATCCCAAAACCACCACTACCACTACCACTACCACTACCACTACCACTACCACTACCACTACCACTACCACTACCACTACCACTACCACTACCACTACCACTACCACGACTACCACTACTACCACTACTACCACTACTACCACTACTACCACTACTACCACCTACTACCACCTACTACCACCTACTACCACCTACTACCACCTACTACCACCTACTACCACTACTACCACTACTACCACTACCACTACCACTACCACTACCACTACCACTACCACTACCACTACCACTACCACTACCACGACTACCACTACTACCACTACTACCACTACTACCACTACTACCACCTACTACCACCTACTACCACCTACTACCACCTACTACCACCTACTACCACCTACTACGACTACTACCACTACTACCACTACTACCACTACTACCACTACTACCACTACTACCACTACTACCACTACTACTActattactactactactaccacTACTACCACTACTACTACCACCTACTACCACCTACTACCACCTACTACCACTACTACCACTACTACCACTACTACCACTACTACCACTACTAcgactactactactactactactactactacctATGCTATCTTGTGCCAGTACAGTTTTAAACTTATG GAATTGGGTTTGGGCCATCAAAGGACTAATATTATTTCACCTAAAGGTAAGGTTAAGAAGTATAACTTTttccaagagcactcaagtccAGCATACTAA